The following are encoded together in the Candidatus Zixiibacteriota bacterium genome:
- a CDS encoding secretin and TonB N-terminal domain-containing protein, with protein MKYALFSVTIVYWLAMALAVAGPLDSKEKISLQFEDVPITTVLNMIAQQYNLNLVQSGEINENISVKLENVNLEDALNAILASNGYNFYFSGDIIVIKPVTMDAVGETEIKIIELKYISPASAVKAAEDLLSPKGKIRIIEGGTQTTTSIGSPIPTKLAVVDLAGVTERVAAFIAQLDRPEPLIAIEVRMVEINMDQSDQVGFKWPTSLKGRAHGVYLESESSDGSSSSSEAVGQIALPDGKWEWGKLSVGELSLVLDFLQNSGHSKLISDPRITTINNHQAEIKATTVVPIQTINRFSEGGSVQDIVTFQDEEIGITLLVTPHIADDNEIILDVQPTVAEIIGYSGSADNQKPITSERSVRTKIAVRDGETAVLGGLLKENKIETEQKLFFLGSLPILGNLFKHRLVETSTTDLMIMITPKISGN; from the coding sequence ATGAAATACGCGCTTTTTTCTGTTACAATAGTTTACTGGCTGGCCATGGCATTGGCCGTGGCGGGGCCGCTTGATTCCAAAGAAAAAATCTCTCTTCAATTTGAGGATGTTCCCATTACCACCGTCCTCAATATGATTGCCCAGCAATATAATCTTAATCTGGTTCAATCCGGTGAAATCAATGAAAACATCAGCGTCAAATTAGAAAATGTAAATCTCGAAGATGCTCTCAATGCTATTCTTGCATCCAACGGTTACAATTTCTATTTCAGCGGCGACATTATTGTTATCAAGCCCGTTACCATGGACGCCGTCGGTGAAACCGAGATCAAGATTATTGAACTTAAATATATTTCACCGGCATCGGCGGTCAAAGCCGCCGAAGATCTCCTGTCGCCCAAGGGAAAGATCAGGATAATTGAGGGCGGTACCCAGACCACGACGTCAATAGGGTCCCCCATCCCCACCAAGCTGGCCGTTGTCGATCTGGCCGGAGTGACGGAGCGAGTCGCGGCCTTTATCGCTCAACTGGATCGGCCGGAACCATTGATTGCCATTGAGGTCAGGATGGTCGAGATCAATATGGATCAGAGCGACCAGGTCGGTTTCAAATGGCCCACCAGTCTCAAGGGCCGGGCTCACGGGGTTTATCTGGAGAGCGAATCATCGGATGGAAGCAGTTCTTCCTCGGAAGCTGTGGGCCAGATAGCCCTGCCGGATGGTAAATGGGAATGGGGAAAACTATCGGTCGGCGAACTCAGCCTGGTATTGGATTTTTTACAGAATAGCGGGCACTCCAAATTGATATCCGATCCCCGTATAACCACCATTAACAATCATCAGGCCGAGATCAAAGCTACCACGGTGGTTCCGATTCAGACAATCAATCGCTTCAGTGAGGGCGGTTCTGTCCAAGATATCGTTACCTTCCAGGATGAAGAAATCGGCATCACTCTTTTGGTGACTCCTCATATAGCCGATGACAATGAGATAATTCTTGATGTCCAGCCCACCGTGGCTGAAATAATCGGTTATTCCGGTTCAGCTGATAATCAGAAACCGATTACGTCGGAACGTTCGGTTCGAACCAAAATCGCCGTCAGGGATGGCGAAACGGCCGTCCTGGGCGGCTTGTTGAAAGAAAATAAAATCGAAACAGAACAAAAGCTGTTTTTCCTGGGATCTTTGCCGATTCTCGGCAACCTTTTCAAACATCGGCTGGTGGAGACATCGACCACCGATCTGATGATAATGATTACTCCCAAAATATCCGGGAACTAA